One Spodoptera frugiperda isolate SF20-4 chromosome 10, AGI-APGP_CSIRO_Sfru_2.0, whole genome shotgun sequence genomic region harbors:
- the LOC118277553 gene encoding uncharacterized protein LOC118277553 isoform X9 has translation MKIKNPFSITRIAELRWLLVGACSGTDMNQGGVKNVVTEPTRLENKRERRRGAAGRAAALRRAPSDSDCSGETASLSADSGDRAPRPPPQPTRAGKNRGRRRGSEWEVLEGLKDGQRFEKRPDVFNGYLHKKRKWPLKGWHKRFFVVDGGILVYARSPTDVARGRLHGSVDVGLSVISAKARRRRIDIDADEFIYHLRAKTPDVFRTWLNVLKAHRLYRQHLLTFGARESVPKIHAPLEDLPPTDNSSRTSHESLDTSSGSSDDSPFPRKKELSTDELLHSSYNYYSPMSFSPPIDEEKEYNTPTAQICETHFNEKLFNNHRSLCSMNCVARFRKDQLQRKKSPNISVGSTEAEKQIHSTDLDINSIKTIETVFEDEAKTHRQTSPFRYSESKQPLFSESKVEPTAAYYFFTRNKSRASIINSPMKRSKKSTNLVKYRNYFNEPTLRRPLSKCMLLGKYKMKPEQTDEADSEKIDSSEKSTDREVACETVQTESNEVQVTIIENKALQDAMTTSDYDNITERLMVSIFENAKNTTVTDVKVYIQQVIKDLYDVKFQEVHPVKALFRSLLEYWLKNTTVEPIKTAMRHSRSIDRQSNKYFTKDENLSSVYIGQVSKQTQFHGLSEMLFQYKKKPNTTKPVTKAPDLPPKSPSPRRDTESFEKERRIQELERLLKNTVYMCETTRSNQQRDIKTTKTLINNIGKMSPKMEEVTSTESPNENSNNSSTEKIQQTLNHLISDTSISPDVAREFFSAYLDVLLKEDYKSLSETSSRSSEHTVASKDSKEISCQVQTEAVTKTASKSITTLKEEVSKPKSTEVLKTIDPGQLYLKELLERITTIFSKVKKMEDKTWTNEKQDNVKCDLKHPECKDELGRPVKEYPGKNLIYENYDDNSVVIDLSKYDLEHISMYSDPKVQGIMSISIKLKEKPPTAVENKHAHLSLQFADSERVKTEVQKEMKENWLKYIQNTNSNEIFKKRSKSPDTLIDLNKEFDLKPYSSSSDATSKAYKIVHESEHSIDLSFKSSNTSFLRGLDPKPSFENENTSCYIMSFNKEPTKFQPKKKVRLKDYNGVSKRSPSHSPTKQPELSIFEQPAPRVIDEKFILLLLENLSLLSKNIPSLHKDINNLFMKLRKKHEKILKNCGNIYGLSLLGKIYNEDSDSGACRKEISTQWDVVTCFPVSEEVPITKKAKNTFSCTNLNLKDANISAIDLKLVMNSEVQTKSQCDELMICYDRVPPPSLGDASITGNVVKVHSIHKIKLTEVDKKTNEHATAAPNWIHKITKECSMTTLIKRVLDPEAKIPSSTKATSREYIMKKKKNSSKLRQDLIKEIALLSPSFKVSTQSQTDRRLMRFVREKWLEKDFKVYQLFHSKKYNVTRASSATDSNIEVNASDELKTLYRCSSDPSYCSESGGPLENASRELGQAQLSVQQLQRLLDALELQQQLHHDTDVSLEGASPNVKKDRRKFGLRKKKSNSKCASVELQASHIDPSSSHMALSALTAPPSPGGGASSVPNSAASLPIAFLSTFLASTLVPCAAARPQSLPGAETLATAPGPASLTSLTPDHQLREDFTVLAKDLVANLKTVVATLVCERGRLRAAMDAAETASTPGAVMAALRTNLTTALQQNSVFRTELRSRLSRIHDASDLAEISSVGPNSDAVNNRQFQQSLSYSSSCVSASEFFDAEEHDSDHKPAEIIAADESGVIELEGDSSSEAGSLSSEEGSASSDNSDGAIVSAEQVTLRAEPGPAAGWSRRTRLPSPRPTPGGPSLWNLLYKNIGKDLSQISMPVTINEPLNMLQRLCEELEYSELLDSAAECKSPIERMALIAAFAVSAYASSAHRAASKPFNPLLAETYECVRDDKGFRFIAEQVSHHPPISACHAESSRWCFWQEARIKTKFWGKSMEFQPTGRVHVKLLTTGDHYSWNKVTTCVHNLFGGQRWVDQYGDMHIACHGTDITCKLNFIKASSWSSSRHEVRGMVQGGGARLRLAGRWSEALYAGDPPAARCLWRPGAMPPEHELYYGFTRFAMELNELEPAMRGTLPHTDTRLRPDQRALEEGDVEAAEQLKHQLEQAQRDRRRDVAAHTAAWFRKTLESGEETWVFNGEYWKAREAGFPDDVAPAIW, from the exons CCGAATTAAGATGGTTACTGGTGGGCGCGTGTAGCGGCACTGACATGAATCAAGGAGGAGTGAAGAATGTCGTCACAGAGCCGACGCGCCTCGAGAACAAAC GTGAGCGCCGTCGCGGCGCTGCGGGTCGCGCGGCTGCGCTGCGGCGCGCGCCCTCAGACTCGGACTGTTCAGGGGAGACCGCCTCACTGTCCGCCGACAGCGGGGACCGCGCCCCTCGGCCGCCGCCGCAGCCCACGAGAGCTGGCAAGAATAGGGG tCGTCGTCGAGGCAGCGAGTGGGAGGTGTTGGAGGGTTTGAAAGACGGCCAGAGGTTCGAGAAGAGGCCAGACGTCTTCAACGGTTACCTACACAAGAAGAGAAAATGGCCTCTCAAAGGATGGCACAAG CGATTCTTCGTGGTAGACGGTGGTATCCTAGTATACGCTCGGTCGCCGACGGACGTGGCTCGCGGTCGACTGCACGGATCAGTGGACGTCGGCCTCTCCGTCATATCGGCCAAGGCGAGGCGGAGGCGCATCGACATTGACGCCGATGAGTTCATATACCACCTCAGAGCGAAGACTCCTGATGTCTTCCGGACCTGGCTTAATGTGCTGAAGGCTCATAG GTTATACCGACAACATTTGCTAACATTCGGTGCGCGGGAGTCGGTACCGAAGATCCACGCCCCGTTAGAAGATCTACCACCCACAGACAATTCTTCtc GTACCTCCCACGAAAGCCTGGACACTTCCTCGGGCTCGAGCGACGACTCCCCGTTCCCCAGGAAGAAAGAATTGTCCACAGACGAGTTACTCCACAGTAGCTATAATTACTACAGTCCCATGTCATTCTCACCCCCAATAGACGaagaaaaagaatataataCACCAACCGCTCAAATCTGCGAAACACACTTCAACGAAAAACTATTCAATAACCACAGAAGTCTATGTTCCATGAACTGTGTCGCCAGATTCAGAAAAGATCagttacaaagaaaaaaatcgcCAAATATCTCCGTAGGTAGCACTGAAGCAGAGAAACAAATACACAGCACAGATCTAGATATCAATTCTATTAAAACTATAGAAACTGTCTTTGAAGACGAAGCTAAAACTCACAGGCAAACGTCACCGTTTCGGTACTCCGAATCAAAACAACCCTTATTCAGTGAGAGTAAGGTCGAACCTACCGCAGCATACTACTTCTTCACACGCAACAAATCGCGCGCCTCTATTATCAATTCGCCAATGAAGAGGAGTAAGAAATCTACGAACTTGGTAAAGTATAGGAACTATTTTAATGAGCCTACTTTAAGGAGACCTCTAAGTAAATGCATGTTGCTTggcaaatacaaaatgaaacctGAACAAACTGATGAAGCTGATAGTGAGAAGATAGATAGTTCTGAGAAGAGTACAGACCGCGAGGTGGCCTGTGAGACTGTGCAAACGGAGAGCAATGAAGTCCAAGTGACTATCATAGAGAACAAGGCGCTACAAGACGCCATGACGACGTCAGACTATGACAACATCACGGAACGGCTCATGGTGTCCATATTTGAAAACGCCAAGAACACCACTGTGACTGACGTGAAGGTCTACATACAACAAGTGATCAAAGACTTGTATGACGTCAAGTTCCAAGAAGTACATCCAGTGAAGGCACTCTTCAGAAGTCTACTAGAGTATTGGTTAAAGAATACTACGGTGGAACCAATCAAAACCGCCATGAGGCACAGCCGCTCCATAGACAGACAGTCAAACAAATACTTCACGAAAGACGAAAACCTCTCAAGTGTTTACATCGGTCAGGTTTCAAAACAAACACAGTTTCATGGACTCAGTGAAATGCTGTTTCAGTATAAAAAGAAACCGAATACCACTAAACCTGTGACCAAAGCTCCAGATCTACCTCCTAAAAGTCCCAGCCCAAGGCGAGACACGGAGAGTTTcgagaaagaaagaagaatacAAGAGCTAGAACGGTTACTCAAGAACACGGTGTACATGTGTGAAACGACTAGAAGTAACCAACAGAGAGATATTAAAACAACTAAAACCTTGATCAATAACATTGGCAAAATGTCTCCGAAGATGGAAGAGGTTACTTCAACCGAATCCCCTAACGAGAACTCTAATAATTCTTCTACGGAAAAGATACAGCAAACTTTAAACCATCTTATAAGCGATACTTCAATATCCCCTGATGTAGCTAGGGAGTTCTTTAGTGCGTACTTAGACGTTTTACTCAAAGAAGATTACAAGAGTCTATCGGAAACTAGTTCACGGTCCAGTGAACATACAGTCGCTTCTAAAGATTCTAAAGAAATTTCCTGTCAAGTGCAGACGGAGGCTGTCACGAAAACGGCCTCAAAAAGCATCACAACGTTAAAAGAAGAAGTATCGAAACCAAAGTCAACTGAAGTCTTAAAAACCATAGATCCGGGACAACTGTACCTCAAAGAGTTATTAGAAAGAATAACAACAATATTCTCTAAAGTAAAGAAGATGGAGGATAAGACGTGGACCAACGAGAAACAAGACAACGTCAAATGTGACTTAAAACATCCAGAATGTAAGGATGAGTTGGGAAGACCCGTCAAAGAGTATCCTGGCAAAAATCTCATCTACGAGAACTATGACGATAATTCAGTCGTGATCGATCTTTCTAAATACGATCTGGAACATATATCGATGTACAGTGACCCTAAGGTACAAGGGATCATGTCAATTTCTATTAAACTTAAGGAGAAACCCCCGACAGCGGTCGAGAATAAGCACGCACACCTTAGTCTTCAATTCGCAGACTCGGAGCGCGTGAAGACAGaagtacaaaaagaaatgaaagaaaattggCTGAAGTACATCCAAAATACTAACTCCAACGAGATATTTAAGAAGAGGAGTAAAAGTCCAGACACATTAATCGATTTGAATAAAGAGTTCGATTTGAAACCCTACTCGAGTAGCAGTGATGCGACATCTAAGGCTTACAAAATTGTCCATGAGAGCGAACATTCAATAGACCTGTCTTTTAAAAGCAGTAATACCTCCTTCCTCAGAGGCTTGGATCCAAAACCCTCATTTGAGAACGAAAACACATCGTGCTACATCATGTCTTTTAATAAGGAACCGACAAAATTTCAGCCCAAAAAGAAAGTTAGGCTTAAAGATTATAACGGTGTGTCGAAAAGATCTCCATCTCACTCTCCGACGAAGCAACCAGAATTATCAATCTTCGAGCAGCCAGCCCCTAGGGTTATCGATGAGAAATTCATATTGTTGCTTTTAGAAAACTTATCACTGCTATCTAAAAACATACCGAGCTTGCACAAggatataaacaatttatttatgaagttgAGAAAGAAACATGAGAAGATTTTGAAGAATTGTGGCAATATATACGGGTTGAGTCTTTTAGGCAAGATTTACAATGAGGATTCGGACAGTGGGGCTTGTAGGAAAGAAATTTCCACGCAATGGGATGTCGTCACCTGCTTTCCAGTAAGCGAAGAAGTTCCTATAACAAAGAAAGCAAAAAACACGTTTAGCTGTACCAATTTAAACCTTAAAGATGCGAACATAAGTGCGATAGATTTAAAGCTTGTGATGAATTCCGAAGTCCAGACAAAGAGTCAGTGTGATGAACTAATGATTTGCTACGATCGTGTGCCACCACCGTCCTTAGGCGACGCTTCCATCACTGGTAACGTGGTAAAAGTCCACTcgatacataaaattaaattaactgaagTAGATAAGAAAACGAATGAACATGCAACTGCTGCCCCAAATTGGATCCATAAGATTACTAAAGAATGTTCTATGACTACTCTGATCAAACGTGTACTAGATCCAGAAGCGAAAATCCCCTCCAGTACAAAAGCAACCTCAAGAGAATACATtatgaagaagaaaaagaattcGTCAAAATTACGACAGGATTTGATCAAAGAAATAGCGCTCTTATCGCCTTCGTTTAAGGTTTCTACTCAATCGCAGACTGATAGGCGGTTAATGCGTTTTGTTAGAGAGAAGTGGTTGGAAAAGGATTTTAAAGTGTATCAGTTGTTTCATAGTAAGAAATATAACGTTACGAGAGCGAGTTCCGCGACTGACTCGAACATCGAAGTGAACGCGAGTGATGAACTGAAGACCTTATATCGATGTTCTAGCGATCCTTCATACTGCTCTG AGTCTGGTGGTCCTCTGGAGAACGCGTCCCGCGAGCTGGGCCAGGCGCAGCTGTCCGTGCAGCAGCTGCAGCGGCTGCTGGACGCGCTGGAGTTGCAGCAGCAGCTCCATCATGATACTGAT GTATCTCTGGAAGGCGCCTCCCCCAACGTAAAGAAGGACCGCCGCAAGTTCGGCCTGAGGAAGAAGAAATCGAACAGCAAGTGTGCCTCCGTCGAACTACAAGCTTCTCACATAGACCCGTCCAGTTCACATATG GCTTTGTCAGCGCTAACAGCGCCCCCCTCTCCCGGCGGCGGTGCGTCGTCAGTGCCCAACTCTGCCGCCTCCCTGCCCATAG CTTTTCTATCAACATTTCTGGCATCCACTTTAGTTC CGTGTGCAGCAGCTCGTCCCCAGTCGCTGCCTGGTGCTGAGACCCTGGCGACGGCTCCAGGACCTGCCTCCCTCACCAGTCTGACTCCTGACCATCAGCTCAGGGAAGATTTCACCGTGCTAGCTAAGGATCTAGTCGCTAATCTGAAGACTGTTGTGGCTACATTG GTATGTGAGCGTGGTCGTCTCCGAGCGGCAATGGACGCGGCGGAGACAGCTTCTACGCCGGGCGCCGTAATGGCAGCGTTACGGACGAACCTCACTACAGCACTACAACAGAATTCCG TGTTTCGAACAGAACTCCGCTCCCGGTTGTCGAGGATACACGACGCGTCCGACCTCGCCGAGATATCGTCTGTCGGACCTAACTCTGATGCT GTGAACAACCGTCAGTTCCAGCAGTCGCTGAGCTACAGCTCGTCGTGTGTGTCGGCGTCCGAGTTCTTCGACGCCGAGGAGCACGACTCCGACCACAAACCCGCCGAGATCATTGCCGCTGATGAG TCAGGAGTGATAGAGCTGGAAGGCGACTCCTCATCAGAAGCGGGTTCCTTGAGCAGCGAGGAAGGCTCGGCCAGCTCCGACAACTCTGACGGTGCGA TAGTGTCCGCGGAGCAGGTGACTTTGCGCGCGGAGCCCGGGCCGGCGGCGGGCTGGTCGCGGCGCACGCGCCTGCCGTCCCCGCGCCCCACGCCCGGCGGGCCCAGTCTCTGGAACCTGCTCTACAAGAACATCGGCAAGGATTTGAGTCAGATCTCCATGCCTGTTACTATTAATGAGCCGCTTAATATGCTGCAG CGACTATGCGAAGAACTAGAATACTCCGAGCTGCTAGATTCAGCAGCAGAATGCAAGAGTCCGATAGAGCGCATGGCGCTGATCGCCGCGTTCGCGGTGAGCGCGTACGCATCGTCCGCGCACCGCGCCGCCTCCAAACCGTTCAATCCTTTACTGGCCGAGACTTACGAGTGCGTGCGCGACGATAAAGGGTTCCGGTTTATTGCTGAACAG GTATCCCACCACCCCCCAATATCAGCGTGTCACGCAGAATCCTCGCGGTGGTGCTTCTGGCAGGAGGCGAGGATCAAGACCAAGTTCTGGGGCAAGTCCATGGAGTTCCAGCCCACCGGCCGAGTCCATGTCAAGCTGCTTACTACCGGAGACCATTATAGTTGGAATAAA GTGACGACATGCGTGCACAACCTGTTCGGCGGGCAGCGCTGGGTGGACCAGTACGGGGACATGCACATCGCGTGCCACGGGACCGACATCACCTGCAAACTCAACTTTATTAAG